From one Microbulbifer sp. A4B17 genomic stretch:
- a CDS encoding energy transducer TonB, with the protein MRTVTLFILLFLATFSHSEEITNCPQHLQRIDGYDSGYPIRENRRSVDGWVVLTAWLNPDGGLEEINIVEAVPDKFFDRSVLKAARSWKFGWSGSWCKYRTKISFVFSG; encoded by the coding sequence ATGAGAACAGTTACATTATTTATATTGCTTTTTTTAGCTACATTTAGCCATTCTGAAGAAATTACCAATTGCCCCCAACACCTTCAGCGAATTGACGGATATGACTCTGGTTATCCAATCAGAGAGAACCGACGATCTGTAGATGGCTGGGTAGTTCTAACCGCTTGGCTTAATCCAGATGGAGGGTTAGAAGAGATCAACATTGTAGAAGCAGTGCCAGATAAATTTTTTGATCGATCTGTTTTAAAGGCTGCAAGAAGTTGGAAGTTCGGCTGGTCGGGTAGTTGGTGTAAATATAGAACTAAGATTAGCTTCGTATTTAGTGGCTGA
- the can gene encoding carbonate dehydratase, with product MAEIRQLFARNRAWAEDRTAQDPEFFQRLSRLQVPKYLWIGCSDSRVPANEIVGMAPGELFVHRNIANVVVHTDFNCLSVLQYAVEVLKVEHVVVCGHYGCGGVQAAMGHSECGLVDNWLRHIKDVYARHRQELESLDKESRSARLCELNVMAQVQNLAMTKIVQHAWDRGQRLSLHGWIYDIRDGLIRDLGMRMDDRGQVPEIYHVYGEVQEER from the coding sequence GTGGCAGAGATTCGCCAACTGTTCGCACGCAATCGAGCCTGGGCGGAGGATAGGACGGCACAGGACCCGGAGTTTTTCCAACGCCTGAGCCGCCTGCAAGTACCCAAGTATTTATGGATCGGCTGTTCCGATTCCCGCGTGCCCGCCAACGAGATTGTGGGCATGGCACCGGGGGAGTTGTTTGTGCACCGCAATATTGCCAACGTGGTGGTACACACAGACTTTAATTGCCTCTCAGTGCTGCAATACGCGGTAGAAGTGCTTAAGGTTGAACACGTTGTGGTGTGTGGCCATTACGGCTGCGGCGGAGTACAAGCAGCTATGGGCCACAGCGAATGTGGCCTGGTGGATAACTGGCTGCGCCATATCAAGGATGTTTACGCCCGACACCGGCAGGAACTGGAATCCCTCGATAAAGAATCGCGTTCGGCACGATTGTGCGAGTTAAATGTGATGGCACAGGTACAAAACCTGGCCATGACCAAAATAGTCCAGCACGCCTGGGATCGAGGCCAACGCCTCAGCCTGCACGGCTGGATCTACGATATTCGCGATGGCCTGATTAGAGATCTGGGAATGCGGATGGACGACCGTGGCCAGGTACCGGAGATTTATCATGTTTATGGTGAGGTGCAGGAGGAGCGGTGA
- a CDS encoding HD domain-containing protein, with amino-acid sequence MRDKARSFAIQAHGDQRYGSFPYSVHLDEVAKIASEYGEEAEVIAYLHDVIEDTDVRAEEIEASFGEFVSRCVSILSDEPGETRKIRKSATYQKMSRVSGSEELALLVKAADRLANMRACLRSGDEEFLNMYRAEHEVFRKSAYRPNLCESIWSEIEAIQNA; translated from the coding sequence ATGAGAGATAAAGCACGGAGTTTCGCTATCCAAGCACACGGAGATCAGAGGTATGGTAGCTTCCCATATTCGGTTCATCTTGATGAAGTAGCAAAGATCGCTAGCGAGTATGGCGAAGAAGCTGAAGTAATAGCGTATCTTCACGACGTGATTGAGGATACCGATGTAAGGGCTGAAGAGATCGAAGCTTCCTTTGGTGAGTTTGTATCCAGATGTGTGAGCATACTCAGCGATGAGCCTGGAGAAACCAGAAAAATAAGAAAGTCTGCAACATATCAAAAAATGTCAAGGGTTTCCGGGTCAGAGGAGCTTGCTTTGCTAGTTAAAGCCGCTGACCGCCTAGCTAATATGAGAGCTTGCCTTCGCTCTGGTGATGAAGAGTTCCTTAACATGTATAGAGCGGAGCATGAGGTTTTTCGTAAGTCAGCCTATCGGCCAAACCTCTGTGAAAGCATTTGGTCAGAAATAGAAGCAATACAAAATGCATAA
- a CDS encoding nitrate reductase subunit alpha, with product MSHFLDRLKYLKKQKEPFSGGHGEKTNDDRSWEDGYRRRWQFDKIVRSTHGVNCTGSCSWKIYVKDGLVTWETQQTDYPRTRPDLPNHEPRGCPRGASYSWYMYSANRLKYPKIRKRLVKLWREAKLRYSDPVEAWASIVEDPAKAKSYKERRGMGGFVRIKWDEANELIAAANVYTTKNYGPDRVTGFSPIPAMSMVSYAAGARYLSLIGGNCLSFYDWYCDLPPASPQIWGEQTDVPESADWYNSNYLIVWGSNVPQTRTPDAHFLSEVRYKGAKTCVITSDYSECSKFGDTWLAPRQGTDAALAMAFGHVILKEFHVDKPSAYFTEYVRTTTDMPMLVTLEERDGKLVQGRFLRASDLADDLGQDNNPEWKTIAVNHDGQLVSPQGSVGYRWGEQGKWNIEQRDGLSGEEVELKLSLKDCADEIAQVAFPYFGGQTHEHDYFQHTDHSDVIDYKVPVKFVQNKDGEVLKVASVYDLTLANYGVEHGLDDPNCAHSYDEDKPYTPAWQEKITGCHRENVIQVAREFANTADKTRGRSMVIVGAALNHWYHMDMNYRGLINMLMMCGCIGQSGGGWAHYVGQEKLRPQTGWTPLAFGLDWQRPPRHMNGTSFFYNHASQWRYEKLEMDEVVSPLADKSKWQASIIDYNSRAERMGWLPSAPQLGMNPLQLTKDAAAAGMSAKDYTVQQLKRGALKFANQDPDNPQNYPRNMFIWRSNLLGSSGKGHEYMLRHLLGTKHGLMGKDLGEAGGKKPEDVAWHDTPSEGKVDLLVTLDFRMSTTCLYSDIVLPTATWYEKDDLNTSDMHPFIHPLTKAVDPAWEARSDWDIFKGVAKKFSELTDGHLGVEKDLVTLPIHHDTPTEIAQPFGVKAWWKGECDLIPGVTAPSMIEVERDYPNTYNRFTSIGPLLEKLGNGGKGISWNTDDEVDFLKKLNRTWNDESARDGRARIDSAVDAAEMILSLAPETNGQVAVKAWEALGKITGRDHTHLAKPKEDEKIRFADIVAQPRKIISSPTWSGLEDEHVSYNAGYTNVHEMIPWRTITGRQQFYQDHEWMRDFGENLCVYKPPINLKTVQPVLNQKPNGNKEILLNWITPHQKWGIHSTYSDNLLMLTLSRGGPIVWMSENDAKLAGIEDNDWIEIFNVNGAIAARAVVSQRVPDGMAMMYHAQERIVNTPGAETTGTRGGIHNSVTRAVMKPTHMIGGYAQQSYGFNYYGTVGCNRDEFVVVRKMNKVDWLDGEDVKEPTREEV from the coding sequence ATGAGCCATTTCCTGGACCGACTGAAATATCTGAAGAAACAAAAAGAGCCTTTTTCCGGAGGACACGGGGAAAAGACCAACGACGACCGCAGCTGGGAAGACGGTTATCGTCGCCGCTGGCAGTTCGACAAGATCGTGCGCTCCACCCACGGGGTGAATTGCACCGGCTCCTGCAGCTGGAAGATCTACGTTAAAGACGGCCTGGTCACCTGGGAGACCCAGCAGACCGATTACCCGCGCACCCGCCCGGACCTGCCCAACCACGAACCTCGAGGCTGCCCCCGTGGTGCCAGCTACTCCTGGTATATGTACTCGGCCAACCGCCTCAAGTACCCGAAGATCCGCAAACGCCTGGTAAAACTCTGGCGCGAAGCCAAGTTGAGATACAGCGACCCGGTAGAGGCCTGGGCCAGCATTGTCGAGGACCCGGCCAAGGCCAAGTCCTATAAAGAACGCCGGGGAATGGGTGGCTTTGTACGGATCAAATGGGATGAAGCCAATGAGCTGATTGCCGCTGCAAACGTCTACACCACCAAGAATTACGGCCCGGACCGGGTGACCGGCTTCTCGCCGATTCCCGCCATGTCCATGGTGTCCTACGCCGCCGGCGCCCGCTATCTGTCATTGATCGGCGGTAACTGCCTGAGTTTCTACGACTGGTATTGCGACCTGCCGCCCGCCTCTCCACAGATTTGGGGCGAGCAGACCGACGTGCCCGAGTCCGCCGACTGGTACAACTCCAATTACCTGATCGTGTGGGGCTCCAATGTGCCGCAGACCCGTACCCCGGATGCGCACTTCCTCAGCGAGGTGCGTTACAAGGGTGCCAAGACCTGCGTAATCACTTCCGACTACTCAGAGTGTTCCAAGTTTGGCGACACCTGGCTGGCACCTCGCCAGGGTACCGATGCGGCCCTGGCGATGGCCTTCGGCCACGTGATCCTGAAAGAATTCCACGTCGACAAGCCCAGTGCCTACTTCACCGAATATGTGCGCACCACCACCGATATGCCGATGCTGGTGACCCTGGAAGAGCGCGACGGCAAGCTGGTACAGGGCCGCTTCCTGCGCGCCTCCGATCTGGCGGATGACCTCGGCCAGGACAACAACCCGGAGTGGAAGACCATCGCCGTCAACCATGATGGCCAGTTGGTTTCCCCTCAGGGCTCAGTGGGCTATCGATGGGGCGAGCAGGGAAAATGGAATATTGAGCAGCGCGATGGCCTCAGTGGCGAAGAAGTGGAGCTGAAGCTCAGCCTGAAAGACTGCGCTGATGAAATTGCCCAGGTGGCCTTCCCATACTTTGGTGGCCAGACTCACGAACACGACTACTTCCAGCACACCGACCACAGCGATGTGATCGACTACAAGGTGCCGGTGAAGTTTGTGCAGAACAAAGACGGCGAGGTGCTCAAGGTTGCCAGCGTCTACGACCTGACCCTGGCCAACTACGGCGTTGAACACGGCCTCGACGATCCCAACTGTGCCCACAGTTACGACGAAGACAAGCCCTACACACCCGCCTGGCAGGAGAAGATCACTGGCTGTCACCGTGAGAACGTTATCCAGGTAGCGCGCGAGTTCGCCAATACCGCTGACAAGACCCGTGGACGCTCCATGGTGATTGTGGGGGCTGCCCTCAACCACTGGTACCATATGGATATGAACTACCGTGGCCTCATCAATATGTTGATGATGTGCGGTTGTATCGGTCAGAGTGGCGGTGGCTGGGCCCACTATGTGGGGCAGGAAAAGCTGCGCCCGCAAACCGGCTGGACCCCCCTCGCTTTCGGCCTCGACTGGCAGCGTCCGCCGCGCCATATGAACGGCACCTCCTTCTTCTACAACCACGCCAGCCAGTGGCGCTACGAGAAGTTGGAGATGGACGAAGTGGTTTCGCCGTTGGCCGACAAGAGCAAGTGGCAGGCTTCCATTATCGATTACAACAGCCGCGCCGAGCGTATGGGCTGGTTGCCCTCCGCACCGCAGCTGGGTATGAACCCGCTGCAACTGACCAAAGATGCCGCCGCTGCGGGTATGTCCGCCAAGGATTACACCGTACAGCAGCTCAAGCGCGGCGCGCTCAAGTTCGCCAACCAGGACCCGGATAATCCGCAGAACTACCCGCGCAATATGTTCATCTGGCGCTCCAACCTGCTGGGTTCCTCCGGTAAGGGCCACGAGTACATGCTGCGCCACCTGCTCGGCACCAAGCACGGCCTGATGGGTAAGGACCTGGGCGAAGCCGGCGGCAAGAAGCCGGAAGATGTGGCCTGGCACGATACCCCCAGTGAGGGCAAAGTCGATCTGCTGGTGACACTGGACTTCCGTATGTCCACCACCTGTCTCTATTCCGACATCGTGCTGCCAACGGCTACCTGGTATGAGAAGGACGATCTCAATACTTCCGATATGCACCCCTTTATCCACCCGCTCACCAAAGCGGTGGACCCGGCCTGGGAAGCGCGCAGCGACTGGGACATCTTCAAAGGTGTGGCGAAGAAATTCTCCGAGCTCACCGATGGCCACCTGGGGGTGGAGAAGGATTTGGTAACCCTGCCAATCCACCACGATACCCCCACCGAAATCGCCCAGCCCTTTGGGGTGAAGGCCTGGTGGAAGGGCGAGTGCGACCTGATCCCCGGCGTTACTGCGCCGAGCATGATCGAGGTGGAACGCGACTACCCCAACACCTACAACCGCTTTACCTCTATCGGCCCATTGCTGGAAAAACTCGGCAACGGCGGTAAGGGCATCAGCTGGAATACCGATGACGAGGTGGACTTCCTCAAGAAGCTCAACCGCACCTGGAATGATGAAAGCGCCCGCGATGGCCGCGCCCGTATCGACAGCGCCGTAGATGCCGCTGAGATGATCCTGTCACTGGCCCCTGAAACCAACGGCCAGGTAGCGGTGAAGGCCTGGGAAGCCCTGGGCAAGATTACCGGTCGCGATCACACCCATCTGGCCAAGCCCAAGGAAGACGAGAAGATCCGCTTCGCCGATATCGTGGCGCAGCCCCGCAAGATCATCTCCTCACCCACCTGGTCTGGCCTGGAAGATGAGCATGTGAGCTACAACGCCGGCTACACCAATGTGCACGAGATGATTCCCTGGCGCACCATCACTGGCCGCCAGCAGTTCTACCAGGATCACGAGTGGATGCGCGACTTCGGTGAGAACCTGTGTGTGTACAAGCCGCCCATCAACCTGAAAACCGTACAGCCGGTGCTGAACCAGAAGCCCAACGGTAACAAGGAGATCCTGCTGAACTGGATCACCCCGCACCAGAAGTGGGGCATCCACAGCACCTACTCCGACAACCTGCTGATGCTCACCCTGTCTCGCGGTGGCCCCATAGTGTGGATGAGTGAGAACGACGCCAAGCTGGCGGGTATTGAAGACAACGACTGGATCGAAATCTTCAACGTCAACGGCGCCATTGCCGCCCGTGCGGTGGTGTCCCAGCGGGTGCCCGACGGCATGGCCATGATGTACCACGCCCAGGAGCGCATAGTGAATACACCGGGAGCGGAAACCACCGGCACCCGCGGCGGTATCCACAACTCCGTAACCCGCGCGGTGATGAAACCCACCCATATGATCGGCGGCTACGCCCAGCAGTCCTATGGCTTCAACTACTACGGCACTGTCGGCTGTAACCGGGACGAGTTTGTGGTGGTGAGAAAAATGAACAAGGTCGACTGGCTGGATGGCGAAGACGTCAAAGAGCCGACCCGAGAGGAGGTGTAG
- the narH gene encoding nitrate reductase subunit beta: MKVRAQIGMVLNLDKCIGCHTCSVTCKNVWTSREGVEYAWFNNVETKPGVGYPKEWENQDKWNGGWTRKKNGKLQPKIGSKHRVLANIFGNPDMPEIDDYYEPFDFDYQTLHKAPEQKHQPVARPRSLISGERMEKIEWGPNWEEILGTEFDKRKKDKNFEQVQADIYGEFENTFMMYLPRLCEHCLNPACVASCPSGAIYKREEDGIVLIDQDKCRGWRMCVSACPYKKIYYNWKTGKSEKCIFCYPRIEAGQPTICSETCVGRIRYLGVLLYDADRIEEAAAVEDEKALYQAQCDIFLDPSDPKVQEAARAEGIPEAWLEAAQKSPVYKMAIDWQIALPLHPEYRTLPMVWYVPPLSPIQNAVQAGQVETVTVGRGAEIPDLSTLRIPLQYLANLLTAGDEKPVARALERMIVMRAYMRGIHVDGIQERELLEEAGLTVQQVEEMYRYMALANYEDRFVVPSSHKAYAENAYDMKSSCGFSFGNGCSTGNDSTNIFGGKQHAVREVIPAKVVD, translated from the coding sequence ATGAAAGTTAGAGCCCAGATCGGCATGGTGCTGAACCTCGATAAGTGTATCGGCTGCCACACCTGCTCGGTGACCTGTAAAAACGTCTGGACCTCCCGCGAGGGGGTCGAGTACGCCTGGTTCAACAACGTCGAAACCAAACCCGGCGTTGGCTACCCCAAAGAGTGGGAAAACCAGGACAAGTGGAACGGCGGCTGGACCCGCAAAAAAAATGGCAAATTGCAGCCGAAGATCGGCAGCAAGCACCGGGTGCTGGCCAATATTTTCGGCAACCCGGATATGCCGGAAATCGACGACTACTACGAGCCGTTCGACTTCGACTACCAGACCCTGCACAAGGCGCCGGAGCAGAAGCACCAACCGGTGGCCCGCCCGCGCTCGCTGATCAGTGGCGAGCGTATGGAGAAGATCGAGTGGGGGCCCAACTGGGAAGAAATTCTCGGTACCGAATTCGACAAGCGTAAGAAGGACAAGAACTTCGAACAGGTCCAGGCGGATATCTACGGTGAGTTCGAAAACACCTTTATGATGTACCTGCCGCGCCTGTGTGAGCACTGCCTCAATCCCGCTTGTGTGGCCTCTTGCCCAAGTGGCGCCATCTACAAGCGCGAAGAGGATGGCATCGTCCTGATCGACCAGGACAAATGTCGCGGCTGGCGTATGTGCGTATCCGCCTGCCCCTACAAGAAGATCTACTACAACTGGAAAACCGGTAAATCCGAGAAGTGTATCTTCTGCTACCCGCGTATTGAGGCGGGCCAACCAACTATCTGTTCCGAGACCTGTGTAGGCCGTATCCGCTATCTGGGGGTACTGCTGTATGACGCCGACCGCATCGAGGAAGCCGCTGCGGTAGAAGACGAAAAAGCCCTCTACCAGGCCCAGTGCGATATCTTCCTCGACCCCAGCGATCCCAAGGTCCAGGAAGCTGCCCGCGCCGAGGGTATACCCGAAGCCTGGCTCGAAGCTGCGCAGAAATCCCCGGTGTACAAGATGGCCATCGACTGGCAGATCGCCCTGCCGCTGCACCCGGAGTACCGCACCTTGCCCATGGTTTGGTATGTACCGCCGCTGTCTCCGATCCAGAACGCAGTGCAGGCCGGCCAAGTGGAAACCGTCACCGTGGGTCGCGGCGCCGAGATCCCCGATCTCTCCACCCTGCGTATCCCGCTGCAATACCTCGCCAACCTGCTTACCGCCGGCGACGAGAAGCCAGTGGCCCGAGCCCTGGAACGCATGATTGTGATGCGCGCCTATATGCGCGGCATCCATGTGGACGGCATCCAGGAGCGTGAACTGCTGGAAGAGGCGGGCCTGACCGTACAGCAGGTGGAAGAAATGTATCGCTACATGGCCCTGGCCAACTACGAAGACCGCTTCGTGGTGCCCTCCAGCCATAAGGCCTACGCAGAAAACGCCTACGACATGAAGTCCTCCTGTGGTTTCAGCTTCGGCAACGGCTGTAGCACCGGCAACGACAGCACTAACATCTTCGGCGGCAAGCAGCACGCAGTGCGCGAAGTTATACCGGCCAAAGTGGTCGACTGA
- a CDS encoding peptidylprolyl isomerase: MSALLASDAAGREFELAEAVAVNGNEIPADLIYQEMQYQTANSPRQAIYRAARALVIGWLLREKAAGQGLCAADEDLHSEAFDHAVSDLLKGELQVSPASEAECRAYFEAHPHKFRSDPLAEVRHILIPAAPDDSEACAKARAAAEDMLKQIRADANPLQAFAQLAQSHSACSSAEAGGSLGQVGRGDTVASFERAVFEQGIGLVEEPVETPYGVHLIYVEQCEPGRPLEYEYVSERIEEYLTEKRRRQMTSDYLQKMVQAAQISGLDLSGEAH; the protein is encoded by the coding sequence ATGAGTGCATTACTGGCTTCCGACGCCGCCGGGCGCGAATTCGAACTGGCTGAAGCCGTGGCCGTTAACGGCAATGAAATCCCTGCAGACCTGATTTACCAGGAGATGCAATATCAGACCGCCAACTCCCCGCGCCAAGCGATTTACCGCGCCGCACGGGCATTGGTTATCGGTTGGCTGTTACGGGAAAAGGCTGCAGGGCAGGGGCTTTGCGCTGCCGATGAAGACCTGCACAGTGAGGCCTTCGATCACGCCGTTTCAGATCTTTTGAAAGGTGAGTTGCAAGTGAGCCCGGCCAGTGAAGCCGAATGCCGCGCCTATTTCGAAGCCCACCCACATAAATTTCGCTCCGATCCTCTCGCCGAAGTGCGCCATATCCTGATCCCGGCCGCACCGGATGATTCCGAAGCCTGCGCCAAAGCGCGCGCCGCCGCCGAGGATATGCTCAAGCAGATCCGTGCCGATGCCAATCCGCTGCAAGCCTTCGCCCAGTTAGCGCAATCCCACTCCGCCTGTTCCTCCGCCGAAGCCGGCGGCAGCCTCGGCCAAGTGGGGCGCGGTGATACCGTCGCCTCCTTCGAGCGTGCAGTGTTCGAGCAGGGCATTGGTTTGGTAGAGGAACCCGTGGAGACACCCTACGGTGTACACCTGATTTATGTAGAGCAATGCGAACCGGGCCGCCCACTGGAATACGAATATGTCTCGGAGCGAATCGAGGAATACCTGACCGAAAAACGCCGCCGCCAGATGACCAGCGACTACCTGCAAAAAATGGTGCAGGCCGCGCAAATCTCCGGCCTGGATTTATCGGGGGAGGCCCACTGA
- the narJ gene encoding nitrate reductase molybdenum cofactor assembly chaperone produces MKVLNLIARLLDYPSDELVAHLDELTGWLAESEDLDKPLRDLLLSFISHYERMDALDWQSEYDGLFERGRAVSLHLFEHIHGESRDRGQAMVDLMNRYRDAGLELNERELPDYLPTYLEFCATQGEAAYGWVHDITHVIALLSARLSKRESPYHLLMDALLQMAGVFVDLTALKEEVANEERDDTPEALDKIWEEEVVSFTGANNCDQSITRPSAAQLRDGQPLTWAPSAKDAAQNSAQPAPQE; encoded by the coding sequence ATGAAAGTGTTAAACCTAATTGCCCGCCTTCTGGATTACCCATCCGATGAGCTGGTGGCGCACCTGGATGAACTGACCGGCTGGCTGGCGGAATCTGAAGATCTGGATAAGCCCCTGCGCGATTTGCTGCTGTCATTTATCTCCCATTACGAGCGCATGGATGCGCTCGATTGGCAGAGTGAATACGACGGCCTGTTCGAGCGCGGCCGCGCCGTGTCCCTGCACTTGTTCGAGCATATCCACGGCGAATCCCGCGACCGCGGCCAGGCCATGGTGGACCTGATGAACCGCTACCGGGATGCGGGCCTGGAACTGAATGAGCGCGAACTGCCGGATTACTTACCCACCTACTTAGAGTTCTGCGCCACCCAGGGTGAAGCAGCCTACGGCTGGGTTCACGATATTACCCATGTGATTGCCCTGTTGAGCGCGCGCCTGTCCAAGCGCGAGAGCCCCTATCACCTGTTGATGGATGCGCTCTTACAGATGGCTGGCGTCTTCGTTGATCTGACCGCGCTCAAAGAGGAAGTCGCTAATGAGGAGCGCGACGATACCCCCGAGGCGCTGGACAAGATCTGGGAGGAAGAGGTGGTCAGCTTTACCGGCGCCAACAATTGCGACCAGTCCATAACGCGGCCCAGCGCTGCGCAGCTGCGCGACGGCCAGCCCCTCACCTGGGCCCCCAGTGCCAAAGATGCCGCGCAGAATTCTGCCCAGCCTGCACCACAGGAGTAA
- the narI gene encoding respiratory nitrate reductase subunit gamma, whose translation MNYLNTLLFAIYPFVALTVFLVGSLIRYDRDQYTWRTGSSQLLERKQLRIGSYLFHIGVIAILAGHFVGLLTPKAVWHFLGIEASTKQMMAMGVGGFFGVICFIGLTILIKRRLTNPRVRATTSKMDLAILLMLYAQLILGLISILVSAGHMDGAEMLKLMAWAQSIVTLDGSAAAAAIADVNIIYKLHIFLGMTLFLLFPFSRLVHVWSVPVQYFRRNYQVVRAKAAR comes from the coding sequence ATGAACTATCTGAATACGCTGCTCTTCGCCATCTACCCCTTCGTCGCCCTCACGGTATTTCTGGTGGGGAGCCTGATCCGCTACGACCGCGACCAATACACCTGGCGCACCGGCTCCAGTCAGCTACTGGAGCGCAAACAATTGCGTATCGGCAGTTACCTGTTTCATATCGGGGTGATCGCTATTCTCGCGGGCCATTTTGTCGGTCTGCTCACACCCAAAGCGGTGTGGCACTTCCTCGGTATTGAAGCCTCCACCAAGCAGATGATGGCAATGGGGGTCGGTGGTTTCTTCGGGGTGATCTGCTTTATCGGTCTCACCATTCTGATTAAGCGCCGTCTCACCAATCCAAGAGTGCGCGCTACTACTTCCAAAATGGATCTGGCAATTCTGCTGATGCTTTACGCCCAGTTAATCCTCGGCCTGATCAGTATCCTGGTTTCCGCCGGCCATATGGACGGTGCCGAAATGCTCAAACTGATGGCCTGGGCTCAGTCCATAGTCACCCTCGATGGCTCCGCAGCCGCAGCGGCTATCGCCGACGTAAATATCATCTACAAGCTGCATATTTTCCTCGGCATGACCCTGTTCCTGCTGTTCCCTTTCAGCCGCCTGGTACACGTATGGAGTGTTCCGGTGCAGTACTTCCGCCGCAATTACCAGGTAGTGCGCGCCAAAGCCGCGCGTTAA
- a CDS encoding outer membrane beta-barrel protein, with the protein MNLLKLMTTSILLVGTISESYATSSFYVGLEHRYDSIDGNLTTSINTVTLAGDMRYSQQYQSSEILATSYGSWGAYLGYEFYPGFSIEAGYSQSKNEKEYFTNSTIGLLDGVSEAQLKHLRIDLLGKYTFKNYNNLSLIGNLGVISREAESQVQYETEGGCINEVSCNPNVITKDSDSNRSTRPQYGVGLQYNLSKNTSTRFMIKGILNDPADSSYSASLGAQYHF; encoded by the coding sequence ATGAACTTATTAAAACTAATGACTACATCTATACTATTAGTTGGTACTATTTCAGAAAGTTATGCAACTAGTAGCTTTTATGTAGGACTGGAACATCGGTACGATTCCATTGATGGCAACCTAACAACCAGCATTAACACAGTGACTTTAGCCGGCGATATGAGATATTCCCAGCAATATCAATCATCGGAAATACTAGCTACGTCATACGGTTCCTGGGGAGCTTATTTAGGGTATGAGTTCTATCCCGGTTTTTCAATTGAGGCAGGATACTCACAAAGTAAAAATGAGAAAGAATATTTTACTAATTCAACTATTGGCTTGTTAGATGGCGTTAGTGAGGCTCAACTTAAACATCTACGAATTGATTTACTAGGAAAATATACATTTAAAAACTACAACAATTTGAGCTTAATTGGCAATTTAGGAGTAATTTCAAGGGAGGCTGAGTCTCAAGTACAGTATGAAACAGAAGGTGGCTGTATAAATGAGGTCTCATGCAACCCCAACGTAATAACTAAGGATAGTGATAGCAATAGAAGTACACGGCCTCAATACGGAGTGGGTCTTCAATATAATCTTAGCAAAAATACTTCTACACGATTTATGATAAAAGGAATTCTAAATGATCCCGCCGATTCATCCTACTCAGCCTCTCTCGGAGCACAATATCATTTCTAG